ACTGAAGCCCAAGGTCCAGGACGCGAGTCGGAAAGACTCGTCTCACGCAACGCCGCAACGCCGCAAGGAAGGGCAACGCTCTCGTGCACTTACGATAGCAGCGCGCGATAGCAGCGCTCCAGACCCGCCTGGCGACGAGATCCTTCCTGTCAAAGCCCGGTTGAAGCTTCTTCGCGTTCCGGCAACGCGCCGCCTCCGTGGGCTGACGCTCAAACAAGCGATCTGATGGAGGTGAACGCCATGCTTGCGGAAAGAGTACAGGAGTGGACCGAACAGTGGAAACAACAGGGCTTGCAGCAGGGCTTGCAGGAAGGAGAGGCCAGCCTCCTCCTGCGGCTGGCCGAGCGTCGCTTTGGCGCGATTCCGGAAGATTTGCGGGCGCGCATTACGAGCGCCGATGCC
This Thermodesulfobacteriota bacterium DNA region includes the following protein-coding sequences:
- a CDS encoding DUF4351 domain-containing protein; amino-acid sequence: MEVNAMLAERVQEWTEQWKQQGLQQGLQEGEASLLLRLAERRFGAIPEDLRARITSADADTILRWGENLLSARNLEEIFD